The stretch of DNA GGTTGATCGGCTGGGGCGCACCGAAGTTGAGGTTCAGGTCGGACGCCGTGGCCACGAAGGTCGTCACGTCCTGGCCGGAAGCCGGGCACGCCGCACCGTTGGGGACCCTCTGGGCCGAGAAGTAGAGCTGGTAGAGGCCGTTGAACTTGCCCAGGTCCGGCGCCCAGACCATGCAGTAGTCGTAGGTGGGATCGGCCGAGGAGGGGTTGTAGCCGCGCTTGTAGTGGAAGCTCGTGAGGTCGCTGCTCTCGTAGAGGGGGATGGACCACGCGTCTCCCGTGCCGGTGAGGAAGAACAGGTCATCGTGTTCCTTGTGGACGTCGGGGTCGGCCAGCCCCCCCACCAACAGCGAGCGCGCGTAGAAGTTGGCGCCACGCGTGGTGCAGGAAGCACCCTGGAAGCCCTCGTCACAGACGCAGACCGGGCTGCCGGCGTTGTCCTTACAGACGCCATGTCCGCCACAGGTGACGCCAGTACATACCGCGGCCGCCGCCAGCTCGGAGGACACCGCAGCGCCGCTGGGAGTGGGCTCGGGGCTGTCGTCCTCCATGCCGGCACAACCGAGGAGCGCCGCGAGGGCGATGAACGAGGCGAGTGTCGATGGAAGTCTGGGATGCATGGTCCCTCTCAAAGCCTTGGAGTGTAGATTGGCTCGTACACCGGGCATGGCCTTGATTTCCAGCTTTTCACAGGAAAACTAATTTAGAATGCATCCCTCCGACACCGTCATGCGGGAGCTGGCCCAGGCCGCCGATCCCGAGAAGGCCGCCTTCCTTCCCCGGTTCTTCAAGACAGGCCCCGGGGAGTACGCCGAGGGGGACCGCTTCCTCGGGGTGACTGTTCCCCTCCAGCGCCGCATCGCCAAGCGCCACCGGGACATGCCCCTGGCCGAGCTCGAGGCGCTGGTGCGCAGCCCCATCCACGAGCACCGCTTCACCGGCTTCCTCATCCTCATCGAGCAGTTCCAGGCCGCCGAGGCGCCCACCCGCGCGCGCCTCTTCGCCTTCTGCCGCAAGCACCTGAAGCAGCTGAACAACTGGGACCTCGTGGACCTGGTGGCTCCCAAGCTCATCGGGGCGCACCTGATCGAACACCCGGAGCTTCGGCCCATGCTCCACACGTTCGCCGGCTCTCCCTCGCTGTGGCGGCGGCGCATCGCCATCATCACCACCCAGGCGTTCATCCGGCGGAGAGATCTCCAGGAGACGCTGGTGCTCGCCGAGCGCCTCCTGGATGACCCGCACGACCTGATCCACAAGGCCGTCGGGTGGATGCTGCGCGAGGTGGGCCAGAAGGACCTGACCGCGCTGGAGTCCTTCCTGGAGCGCCATGCCCAGAGGATGCCGCGCACCATGCTGCGCTACGCCCTGGAACGCCTGCCGCCTCAGCGCCGCCAGGACTTCATGGCGCGGTAGCGGGCTTGCGGCCGTACTTCTTCAGGGCCTCCATCAATCGGTCCTGCGGCATCGCGAAGACTCGAATTCCATCCGCTCCCGTCATCGTCTCCGCGGCGAGCATGGCGTTGAGGATGGCCTCCTGCGTGGCCTGCACGGTGGCCTCGAAGAGCGGGTTCATCCGGTCGTTGGCGAGCATGGAGACCGTCGAGACCGGGGCCTCCGCCGCCAGCGTGGTCTGCGTCGAGAAGGCCAGGAAGATGTCTCCCGAGGAGTCCTCTCCCAGCCCTCCCATCCTCGAGATGCCCAGGGGCACCCGCCGGGCGATTCGCTCCAGTTGGTGCGACAGCAGCGGCGCATCGGTGGCGACCACGACGATGATTGAACCCGAGCCCTCGGGGAAGGACGCCTTGGAGGCTCCCTTCGGCGTACATTTGGGCATGCGGGTGATGAGCGGGTTGGAGGGCGGCTGGTCGCTCGTCGTACAGGCCTGGAGGTCCGAGATCTCCTCGCCCACCGGCACGCCCGCCACGGTGAGTTGGTGGCGCTTGCCGTAGTTGCACTGCACGAGCACTCCGACCGTGTAGCCGCCTTGCGCCTCGGAGAGCTTGCGCGAGGCCGTGCCGATACCGCCCTTGAAGCCGTGGCACATCATCCCCGTCCCGCCTCCCACCCCGCCCTCCGCGACCGGGCCCTTGCTGGCGCCGTCCATCGCGCGGAAGACGTGCTCGGGTTTGACGTGGAAGCCCTCCACGTCGTTCAGGATGCCGTCGTACGTCTCCGCCACCACCGGCAGGCCGAAGTCCCACGAGAGCCCGCGCTTCACCGCCCAGGCGATGACGGATTGATGCACCGTGCCCACGCTGAAGGTGTTGGTCAGCATCACCGGGCCGTAGAGGAAGCCCGACTCGTCCAGCCAATGCGAGCCCGTCATCTCCCCGTTGCCATTGAGCGCGTACTTCGCCGCGAAGACGGGCGCGGCCGAGGCCTTGCCTCGGGGCCACACGGCGGTGACTCCCGTGCGCGCCGGGCCCTTGCCCACCACGAGCTTGCCCTGGCCGGAGATCACCGTGGTGTGGCCCACCTCGACGCCCGGCACGTCGGTGATGGCATCCAACGGCCCCGGCTGTCCCCCGAGGGGGATTCCAAGGTCCCGGGCCCGAGGCTTCGCGGGCGCGTTCTGGGCGGCGCCCTCGCGGGACAGCCCCAGCAGGCAGAGCACGAGGAGCGGGAGGAGCAACGTCCGGCACGGTCTCATGGGGAACCTCCTAACAGGCGCACGCTTTGGAGCGAAGCACGGTGATAGGGTGCGCGCCCCGTATGCTCCCCGAGTCCATTCGCAAAGCCATCTTCTGGGCCAGTGACTTCGTCTGGGGTCCTTGGACGATGGCCCTCCTCCTGGGAGCGGGCCTGTTCCTGACGTTCCGCTACCGCTTCGTCCAGGTGACCCGCTTCCCCGAGGCGGCGCGGACCCTCATCCCCGCGCAGCAGGAGGGCGCGAAGGGAGCCCTCTCCCCCTTCCAGGCCTTCATGACGGCGCTGGGAGCCTCCATCGGCACGGGCAACATCGCCGGTGTGGCCACCGCCGTGGTGTCCGGTGGGCCGGGCGCCGTGTTCTGGATCTGGTGCTACGGGTTCTTCGCCACCGTCATCAAGCTCACCGAGGCCGTGCTGGGCATCCGCTACCGGAAGATTTTGCCCAACGGGCACGTGTCGGCCGGGCCCATGCACTACCTGCGCGACGGGCTCCGGGCGCCGCGCCTGGCGTGGATCTATGCGCTGGTGGCTGGCGTGGCGGCCCTCACCACCACGCCCTTCACCCAGCCCAACTCCATGGCCGTGGTGCTGGAGAGTCAGTTCCGCATTCCCACGTGGGCCTCGGGCGTTGGCATCGCCGTGCTCGCCTGGCTCGTCATCATCGGCGGGGTGCGCTCCATCGGCCGCGTGGCCGAGAAGCTGGCTCCGCTGAAGGTGGGGCTGTACCTGGCCGGCGGGCTGTGGGTCATCCTGTTCCACGCGGCGGAGGTGCCCGCGGTGTTCTCCCTCATCTTCCGCGAGGCCTTCTCGCTGGAGGCGGCTGGAGGCGGCGCCGCGGGCGTGGGAATCATGGTCGCCATGCGCTACGGCATCGCCCGGGGCATCTACGCCAACGAGGCCGGGTACGGCACGGCAGCGGTGGCCTATGGCAGCGCGCGCAGCGAGCAGCCGGTGCAGCAGGGGCTCAACGCGGTCATGGAGGTGTTCATCGTCTCCTTCGTCACCTCCTCCATCAGCGCGCTCACGGTGCTGGTAAGTGGGGTGTGGCGCTCGGGGCTGACGAGCACGGCGCTGGTGGCCTCGGCGTTCAATACCGCGCTGCCCACCGTGGGCGGCTGGGTGGTGGCCTTCTGCTCGTTCCTGTTCGGCTACACCACGCTGATCGGCTGGGCGTACTACGGCGAGCAGTTCCTCGAGTACATCTTGGGCACGAAGGTGGCCAAGCCCTACCGCTGGGTGTACTGCGGCCTCATCTACTTCGGCGCCGTGGGCAAACCCGAGACCGTGTGGGCCTGGGGTGACCTGATGAACGGGTTGCAGATCTTCCCCAACCTGGTGGGACTGCTTGGGCTCACGGGTGTGGTGGTGGCGGCCCTGCGTAAGCACGCGAAGGCGCAGCCCTCGGCGGCCGTGGACCGGGGTGAGCCCTCAGCGTAGGGGCAGCTCTCGGAAGACGATGTCCTGCTCGTAGCCCAGGCGCCGCGCTGTCTCCACGAAGCGCTCGCTGCCGACGATCATCTGCATGAAGTCGCTCATCCGAAACAAGTCCAGGTCCTGAGGAAGGGAGGTCGCCTCCAGGATGGGCTCGTCCGGGAGCTTCCACGCCACGCGGCCACACTTCACGCACGGAGCAGGCCGATCGGCGGGCAAGCAGTCCGGATGCACCCGTCCCCGGGGCAGCAACTCCATCTCCAACAACTCGGGTGGGTCCTTCCGTCGATAGCGCAGTTCGGTGCGGCAGCCCTTCAGTCCTTGCAGACCTTCGGATTGCAGGCGCTCCAGCGCCTCGCGCTTCATCAACAGCGCCCAGCAGTACTCCATCACCAGCGGGCAGAACTCGCCTTGGGCCTTACCCACCAGCGGGCCCAAAAGGGCTCCAGGCCGGAGGGGGACACCAGGGGGCGCCAGCGGACGCACCTGCTCGCGCAGTCGCTCGAACTCCGCATAGTCCTCTTCCAGCCTCGCCAGGTACTTATCCCGCTCGGGCAGTTGGGACAGGTCCACCGAGGGGTAGCGCTCCGAGCCAGAAGACCAGATGGCGTCACACACAGGGCAATGCACCCCTGGCAGCCCCCACTTGTTCGCAGCGTCGTAGGAGTAACGCCGAACACGCGCCTCATCGACCCAGTAGAACCTCATGTGCCTCACTCAATCACTGTCGAGCAGGTTTGAAGGCAACCGCTTCAGTTGGCACCGGTATGGCACAACGATGCCGTACAGGTTGAACTCGTAGATGAGCTGCCCAGCGTGGAGTTCGATCTCCTGTTTCGTCGCCCCGTCATTGGCCCTCGTGTACCGGCGCCACGCTTCGTTCCATGGCCCACCGTTCGCGCCCCGATGGATGCGTCGGTGCTCCTCCACTTTCAACACCAGCGTCCACTGGTGAATATCGATGCCCTTTCGCACGAACCACCGCTTGAGATCCTCCGCCTGCGGAAAGATGTGGTGCCGCTCGTAGGGCTCGCACCGCTGCGCCTCCACCTCTGCCAGCGCCTGCACCTCGCCCGCTGGCAGCGCGGGCTGCGCCTTCCATGGGATGACGAAGACCGGCTGATTCTTGCCGGGTGGAGACTGCGCACTGCCCCAGTACCGCTGCGCTTCTCCGCGGGGAGGCCTTGTCGCCCACACGCCTCGCGTGCGCACCACCTGGCCGACCCGTGGGTGCTCAACCACCTCGCGACAGCGGTACACGCCACACTGCTCGCCAGCGCATAGCGCCAGCAGGCTCCCGTTCTCTTCGCATACCTCCTCGAAGAGGACCGCCTCCGCCGAGGACTCGCAGCCCCCCTCTTCTCCGTACAGCAGTGAAGGCGTGGCCGCGCACGCCGTCAGCACGGCGCTCAGCAGCAGCCATGCCCACCCGCGCAGGGGGTTGCTCATGGCCCTCCCCTTACGCCGCCTTCTTGAGCGTTTGCCGTCCCTCATAGAGCAGCGGCACGCCGTCCTCCGGGGCCATTGTTACGTTGCGGCGCACTGGCCGGATCGGCCGATCGTGTGCCAGCGAGAAGCGGTGCGCCGACAGCAGCGTGCCCAGCACCACCTTCATCTCGAAGAGCGCGAACGCCGCTCCCAGGCACCGCCGCGCGCCTCCTCCAAAGGGCAGGTACTCGAATGGCGAGTACTTGCGCTCCAGGAACCGCTCCGGCCGGAAGCGCCCCGGCTCCGGGAAGACCGTCGGATTCGAATGGGCCAGGGTGATTGCCGCCATGATCCCCATGCCCGCCGGCAGTTCGTGCCCCTTCACCACGAGCGGCGACAGGAGCTTGCGCGACACCAGCGCCACCACCGGGAACAACCGCAGCGTCTCGTCACACACCGCCGACAGGTAGGGCAGCCGCGACAGCGCCTCCGGCTCCGGGTCCGTCCCCAGCGCCCCCAGCTCCTCGTCCAGCCGCTGCTTCGCCTCGGGCGTTCGCAACAACCAGTACAGCGCCCACGCCATGCCGATCGCCGTCGTCTCGTGGCCCGCGATCAACATGGTGAGCAGCTCGTCCTTCAGCTCCCGATCCGACAGCGGCTGGCCTTCCTCGTCCCGCGCCGACAACAGCAGCGCGAGGATGTCCTGCCCGTTCTGGCTGTCCGCGCGCCGCCGGGCGATCTGCTCCGTCAGCAGCGCGTCCAACGCCTGGGTGTTCCGCTGGAAGCGAGCCCAAGGCCCCATGCCTCCGAACGCGCGCCGCATCGGCACCATCAACATCAGCAGCGGCGTGTAGGACTCCATGTAGGCCGCGATCGCCTCGCCAAACCGCCGCACCCGCTCCGGCTCCTCCACGCCGAACACGGCGCGGATGATGATCTCCAGCGAGAGCGTCTGCGTCATCCGCAGCGCCACCAGCGGCTCTCCCGGGCGCAGCCCCTCCGTGGCCTGCAGGACGCTCTTCCGCATCAG from Hyalangium ruber encodes:
- a CDS encoding cytochrome P450, which gives rise to MPAQLRGPRFPPLQTLHFMKDTAGFFRECAERYGDPFIAKLPMGTIAVTGDPEGLREIFSADPAVFEPLSRVVLEPVVGANSLLLLGGERHRRERRLLMPPFHGERMRAYGELMRKSVLQATEGLRPGEPLVALRMTQTLSLEIIIRAVFGVEEPERVRRFGEAIAAYMESYTPLLMLMVPMRRAFGGMGPWARFQRNTQALDALLTEQIARRRADSQNGQDILALLLSARDEEGQPLSDRELKDELLTMLIAGHETTAIGMAWALYWLLRTPEAKQRLDEELGALGTDPEPEALSRLPYLSAVCDETLRLFPVVALVSRKLLSPLVVKGHELPAGMGIMAAITLAHSNPTVFPEPGRFRPERFLERKYSPFEYLPFGGGARRCLGAAFALFEMKVVLGTLLSAHRFSLAHDRPIRPVRRNVTMAPEDGVPLLYEGRQTLKKAA
- a CDS encoding alanine/glycine:cation symporter family protein, whose protein sequence is MLPESIRKAIFWASDFVWGPWTMALLLGAGLFLTFRYRFVQVTRFPEAARTLIPAQQEGAKGALSPFQAFMTALGASIGTGNIAGVATAVVSGGPGAVFWIWCYGFFATVIKLTEAVLGIRYRKILPNGHVSAGPMHYLRDGLRAPRLAWIYALVAGVAALTTTPFTQPNSMAVVLESQFRIPTWASGVGIAVLAWLVIIGGVRSIGRVAEKLAPLKVGLYLAGGLWVILFHAAEVPAVFSLIFREAFSLEAAGGGAAGVGIMVAMRYGIARGIYANEAGYGTAAVAYGSARSEQPVQQGLNAVMEVFIVSFVTSSISALTVLVSGVWRSGLTSTALVASAFNTALPTVGGWVVAFCSFLFGYTTLIGWAYYGEQFLEYILGTKVAKPYRWVYCGLIYFGAVGKPETVWAWGDLMNGLQIFPNLVGLLGLTGVVVAALRKHAKAQPSAAVDRGEPSA
- a CDS encoding P1 family peptidase, whose translation is MRPCRTLLLPLLVLCLLGLSREGAAQNAPAKPRARDLGIPLGGQPGPLDAITDVPGVEVGHTTVISGQGKLVVGKGPARTGVTAVWPRGKASAAPVFAAKYALNGNGEMTGSHWLDESGFLYGPVMLTNTFSVGTVHQSVIAWAVKRGLSWDFGLPVVAETYDGILNDVEGFHVKPEHVFRAMDGASKGPVAEGGVGGGTGMMCHGFKGGIGTASRKLSEAQGGYTVGVLVQCNYGKRHQLTVAGVPVGEEISDLQACTTSDQPPSNPLITRMPKCTPKGASKASFPEGSGSIIVVVATDAPLLSHQLERIARRVPLGISRMGGLGEDSSGDIFLAFSTQTTLAAEAPVSTVSMLANDRMNPLFEATVQATQEAILNAMLAAETMTGADGIRVFAMPQDRLMEALKKYGRKPATAP
- a CDS encoding DNA alkylation repair protein produces the protein MHPSDTVMRELAQAADPEKAAFLPRFFKTGPGEYAEGDRFLGVTVPLQRRIAKRHRDMPLAELEALVRSPIHEHRFTGFLILIEQFQAAEAPTRARLFAFCRKHLKQLNNWDLVDLVAPKLIGAHLIEHPELRPMLHTFAGSPSLWRRRIAIITTQAFIRRRDLQETLVLAERLLDDPHDLIHKAVGWMLREVGQKDLTALESFLERHAQRMPRTMLRYALERLPPQRRQDFMAR
- a CDS encoding double-CXXCG motif protein, with the protein product MRFYWVDEARVRRYSYDAANKWGLPGVHCPVCDAIWSSGSERYPSVDLSQLPERDKYLARLEEDYAEFERLREQVRPLAPPGVPLRPGALLGPLVGKAQGEFCPLVMEYCWALLMKREALERLQSEGLQGLKGCRTELRYRRKDPPELLEMELLPRGRVHPDCLPADRPAPCVKCGRVAWKLPDEPILEATSLPQDLDLFRMSDFMQMIVGSERFVETARRLGYEQDIVFRELPLR
- a CDS encoding TIGR02269 family lipoprotein, which translates into the protein MSNPLRGWAWLLLSAVLTACAATPSLLYGEEGGCESSAEAVLFEEVCEENGSLLALCAGEQCGVYRCREVVEHPRVGQVVRTRGVWATRPPRGEAQRYWGSAQSPPGKNQPVFVIPWKAQPALPAGEVQALAEVEAQRCEPYERHHIFPQAEDLKRWFVRKGIDIHQWTLVLKVEEHRRIHRGANGGPWNEAWRRYTRANDGATKQEIELHAGQLIYEFNLYGIVVPYRCQLKRLPSNLLDSD